One part of the Pecten maximus chromosome 1, xPecMax1.1, whole genome shotgun sequence genome encodes these proteins:
- the LOC117325234 gene encoding N-alpha-acetyltransferase 60-like gives MCQPMSFSVQREVQLRFLCPADIDEVKKLCREWFPIEYPDTWYQEITSNPKFYSLAATYHSRIVGMIVSEVKLLSSINKEDADILATHHPPTSQVAYILSLGVVVDFRKHGIASLLLDSLISYLTSKDRCNCKAVYLHVLATNVIAIRFYEKRRFQAHSFLPYYYSIQGKPRDGYLYVLYVNGGKPPWSFIDYLVNCGVMMSKLQPCALPRQIVRSVRGWLCRLLAGATSNYSS, from the exons ATGTGTCAGCCAATGTCCTTTAGTGTCCAGAGGGAGGTCCAGCTACGATTTCTGTGTCCAGCAGATATTGACGAGGTCAAGAAGTTGTGCAGAGAATGGTTTCCAATAGA ATACCCAGATACATGGTACCAAGAAATAACCTCCAACCCCAAGTTCTACTCGTTGGCTGCAACCTACCATTCAAGAATTGTGGGAATGATAGTGTCTGAAGTCAAGTTGCTGTCCTCCATTAACAAAGAG GATGCTGACATTTTAGCTACTCATCACCCTCCAACTTCTCAGGTTGCCTACATACTGAGCCTTGGAGTTGTTGTGGACTTCAGGAAACATGGGATAG CTTCCTTGCTTTTGGACAGCCTTATCTCCTACCTAACATCAAAAGATCGGTGTAATTGTAAGGCCGTATACCTTCATGTGCTTgctacaaatgtaattgctatCCGTTTCTACGAAAAGCGACGATTCCAAGCTCACAGCTTCCTGCCTTATTACTACTCGATTCAGGGTAAACCCAGGGATGGATatctgtatgtattgtatgtcaATGGAGGAAAGCCGCCCTGGTCTTTCAT TGATTATCTGGTCAACTGTGGAGTGATGATGTCCAAGCTTCAGCCGTGCGCCTTGCCAAGACAAATCGTGCGTTCAGTACGGGGATGGTTGTGTCGTTTACTTGCAGGAGCCACATCCAATTACTCTAGTTAG